The Tenebrio molitor chromosome 3, icTenMoli1.1, whole genome shotgun sequence genome contains a region encoding:
- the LOC138125444 gene encoding cytochrome P450 6k1-like — protein sequence MIFLYLTCLLLILYYLFAKNYNYWKSQNIPFDKPFLIFGSFYNVVSRKEHIFERIRTIYDKFSTPYVGIYIFHQPVLLIRSPQMLKKILVKDFDKFTNRNIATNEAADPLAFHTLFIAKDTIWRNLRAKLSPVFTSGKMKLMFPLMKECAKDLHSYLNKRTNEIIETKTLMKKYSVDIISSCAFGINTDCFKNDNSEMLKMATKLVDFRSFIRSISIFSFFFLPTFVDIFKLTFADKTASDYLIDVFKTTLYEREKKKIVRNDFIDLLSNLRKTETITDSYKFDDDIKMAAQAIAFFSAGNDTTSITLSLTLYELALNKNIQDRLRQEVTEVLHEDEEFSYESIQKMKYLDMVLNETLRKYPLAPFLNRKSDVPYTFEETGFTLDKGVSVIVPISGLHYDPEYYPDPEKYDPERFSDENKKNINPYTYLPFGEGPRNCIGQRFALLVSKVALAYTIKDFLFETTNQTAVPLRFDPGSLFVQNRGGIYLKVVNI from the exons atGATCTTCTTGTACTTGACTTGTCTTTTACTAATATTGTACTATTTATTTGCGAAAAACTACAATTACTGGAAATCTCAAAACATACCGTTTGACAAGCCGTTTTTGATCTTTGGAAGTTTCTACAACGTAGTTTCCAGAAAGGAGCACATTTTTGAGAGGATCCGTACGATATATGACAAATTTTCTACGCCATATGTGGGAATATACATTTTTCATCAGCCAGTTCTCCTTATCAGGAGTCCACAAATGTTGAAAAAGATTTTAGTTAAAGATTTTGACAAGTTTACCAACAGAAATATCGCCACGAACGAAGCTGCAGATCCGCTCGCATTTCACACTCTCTTTATCGCCAAAGATACAATATGGCGCAATCTACGTGCCAAGTTGTCACCAGTTTTTACGTCCGGCAAAATGAAACTCATGTTTCCATTAATGAAAGAGTGTGCAAAAGATCTGCACTCTTACTTGAACAAACGCACCAACGAAATCATCGAGACCAAAACTCTCATGAAGAAATATTCCGTCGATATAATATCGTCGTGCGCCTTTGGAATAAATACCGATTGTTTCAAGAATGACAACTCGGAGATGTTGAAAATGGCCACAAAACTCGTCGACTTTAGGTCGTTCATCAGgagtatttcaatttttagttTCTTCTTCTTGCCCACGTTCGTAGATATTTTTAAACTGACTTTTGCCGATAAAACTGCGTCGGATTACTTAATAGACGTGTTCAAAACTACACTGTACGAAAGAGAAAAGAAGAAGATTGTTCGGAATGACTTCATCGATTTATTGAGTAACTTACGCAAAACCGAAACCATCACCGATAGCTACAAATTTG ACGACGACATCAAAATGGCGGCACAGgcaattgcatttttttcagCTGGCAACGACACCACTTCAATAACATTATCACTCACTTTGTATGAACTTGCtctgaataaaaatattcaagatCGTCTCAGACAAGAAGTTACCGAGGTTCTACATGAAGACGAAGAATTCTCCTACGAATCgattcaaaaaatgaaatatctaGACATGGTCCTAAACG AAACTTTAAGAAAATATCCTTTGGCaccatttttaaatcgaaagTCCGATGTTCCATATACATTCGAGGAGACTGGTTTCACTCTAGACAAAGGTGTTTCGGTCATTGTACCTATTTCTGGGCTGCACTATGATCCAGAATATTATCCGGATCCTGAAAAATACGATCCGGAACGTTTCAGTGAcgaaaacaagaaaaatatcaacCCTTACACATATTTACCATTCGGAGAAGGTCCGAGGAATTGTATCG gtCAAAGATTTGCCTTGTTGGTAAGCAAAGTGGCTCTTGCGTACACCATTAAAGATTTCTTGTTTGAAACAACTAACCAAACGGCTGTACCGTTACGGTTTGATCCCGGTTCCCTGTTTGTGCAAAATCGCGGTGGTATTTACCTGAAGGTCGTCAACATTTGA